In Thermomonas carbonis, a single genomic region encodes these proteins:
- a CDS encoding TonB-dependent receptor, which produces MSIVAALGVCGTAVAQDRPATQEAATDLDKVVVTGIRGSLQQALEAKREANAIVDAITAEDVGKFPSTNVAEAMTIIPGVTIDKAFGQGEKVSILGTDPALNRTLLNGQTIASADWFISDQPGRTFNYSLLAPQIVGKVEVFKSPEARIDEGSIGGTVIVTTRKPLDLEANTISGQVSYLWNDRVQKGDPQASLMYSWKNSASTFGLLLSAQKSTENIRRDGIESYGSVSALDYRDGQGGGGSVNNRPMDWSIGQPKPQVCVGACESTLQNNLTARGPNSLSAHYFEQERKRDTVSLGLQAKPTENFEIELNALKVKAGYDNMSHSMFAFMGNAWNGLMNLTDVTITDGVITKGTFDNALVVYDLINRKATVDTNAYDLKAKWYGEGWFAAVEAGTSKATGGTGQQVFGEFLNWSDYTYDISGAPGDPGSVTFHGSNPFLDPAAFQMDGGWGADPNSAATWNPGWGGNIVFKPTADKERYLQFDFGMEFDAPIYQLRFGYKQREHQTSQVMGGVSLAAVAGYGNSTAAQFDPRPLPGNYLSGFNNVGNLDKRFTIDGWALADHILSGDWLAPWQTMPVPSTFNDPSFAANTFTIDEDIKAAYVQADFEVGKLRGNVGVRYVQTESESGSWACTTNVSVCPATGYAWATTKKKYNDVLPNINLAYELNDDVVLRASAAKVIARPNYGDMSTYLWLGDQTLTGGGGNPDLNPYESTNLDFSAEWYLSKNSILAGSVFYKDIGSYILVTTRPETHFNQAQQSDTVYQVARPFNAGSAKVKGISLAYQQSFDNGFGVITNYTYANGESDTGAPLPYNSKGQLNVSPFFENERWTARLTYSYRSKYFTNIDRGDALWTREYTSLDATLGFKINDHLTVSLDGMNLLDEVYHSYATDEVLTRGAYRTGRRYMATLRFQF; this is translated from the coding sequence ATGAGCATCGTCGCCGCGCTTGGCGTCTGCGGCACGGCCGTGGCGCAGGACAGGCCAGCCACCCAGGAGGCCGCCACCGACCTCGACAAGGTGGTCGTGACCGGCATCCGCGGCAGCTTGCAGCAGGCGCTGGAAGCCAAGCGCGAAGCCAATGCCATCGTCGATGCGATCACCGCGGAGGACGTCGGCAAGTTCCCGTCCACCAACGTGGCCGAGGCGATGACCATCATCCCCGGCGTGACCATCGACAAGGCCTTCGGCCAGGGCGAGAAGGTCAGCATCCTGGGTACCGACCCGGCGTTGAACCGCACCCTGCTCAACGGCCAGACCATCGCGTCAGCCGACTGGTTCATTTCCGACCAGCCGGGTCGCACCTTCAACTACTCGTTGCTGGCGCCGCAGATCGTCGGCAAGGTCGAAGTGTTCAAGTCGCCGGAAGCGCGCATCGACGAGGGCTCGATCGGCGGCACCGTGATCGTGACCACCCGCAAGCCGCTGGACCTGGAGGCGAACACCATCTCCGGCCAGGTCAGCTACCTGTGGAACGACCGCGTGCAGAAGGGCGACCCGCAGGCATCGCTGATGTACAGCTGGAAGAACAGCGCCAGCACCTTCGGCCTGCTGCTGTCCGCGCAGAAGTCCACCGAGAACATCCGCCGCGACGGCATCGAATCCTACGGTTCGGTCAGCGCACTCGATTACCGCGATGGCCAGGGCGGCGGCGGTTCGGTCAACAACCGCCCGATGGACTGGTCGATCGGCCAGCCGAAGCCGCAGGTATGCGTGGGTGCATGCGAATCCACCCTGCAGAACAACCTCACCGCGCGTGGTCCGAACTCGCTGAGCGCGCACTACTTCGAGCAGGAGCGCAAGCGCGACACCGTCTCGCTGGGCCTGCAGGCGAAGCCCACCGAGAACTTCGAGATCGAGCTCAACGCGCTCAAGGTCAAGGCCGGCTACGACAACATGAGCCACTCCATGTTCGCCTTCATGGGCAACGCCTGGAACGGCCTTATGAACCTGACCGACGTCACCATCACCGACGGCGTCATCACCAAGGGCACCTTCGACAATGCGCTGGTGGTCTACGACCTGATCAACCGCAAGGCCACTGTCGATACCAATGCCTATGACCTCAAGGCCAAGTGGTATGGCGAAGGCTGGTTCGCTGCGGTCGAGGCGGGCACCAGCAAGGCCACCGGCGGTACCGGCCAGCAGGTGTTCGGCGAGTTCCTCAACTGGTCCGACTACACCTACGACATCAGCGGTGCCCCCGGTGATCCGGGCAGCGTGACCTTCCATGGCAGCAACCCGTTCCTGGATCCGGCCGCGTTCCAGATGGACGGTGGCTGGGGTGCCGACCCGAACAGCGCAGCCACCTGGAACCCGGGTTGGGGCGGCAACATCGTGTTCAAGCCCACCGCCGACAAGGAGCGCTACCTCCAGTTCGATTTCGGCATGGAATTCGATGCGCCGATCTACCAGCTGCGCTTCGGCTACAAGCAGCGCGAGCACCAGACGTCGCAGGTGATGGGCGGCGTGTCGCTGGCCGCGGTGGCCGGTTACGGCAATTCGACCGCTGCGCAGTTCGACCCGCGCCCGCTGCCGGGCAACTACCTGAGCGGCTTCAACAACGTCGGCAACCTCGACAAGCGCTTCACCATCGATGGCTGGGCGCTGGCCGACCACATCCTCAGCGGCGACTGGCTGGCACCGTGGCAGACCATGCCGGTGCCCAGCACCTTCAACGATCCGTCGTTCGCGGCGAACACCTTCACCATCGATGAAGACATCAAGGCGGCCTATGTGCAGGCCGACTTCGAAGTGGGCAAGCTGCGCGGCAACGTCGGCGTGCGCTACGTGCAGACCGAATCCGAAAGCGGCAGCTGGGCCTGCACCACCAATGTCAGCGTGTGCCCGGCGACGGGGTATGCGTGGGCCACCACCAAGAAGAAGTACAACGACGTCCTGCCCAACATCAACCTGGCCTACGAGCTCAACGACGACGTGGTGTTGCGTGCATCGGCGGCGAAAGTGATCGCGCGCCCGAACTACGGCGACATGTCCACCTACCTGTGGCTGGGCGATCAGACCCTGACCGGCGGCGGTGGCAATCCCGACCTGAATCCTTACGAGTCCACCAATCTCGACTTCTCGGCGGAGTGGTATCTCTCCAAGAACTCGATCCTGGCCGGCTCGGTGTTCTACAAGGACATCGGCAGCTACATCCTGGTCACCACCCGCCCGGAGACGCACTTCAACCAGGCCCAGCAGTCCGACACCGTGTACCAGGTCGCACGCCCGTTCAATGCCGGCTCGGCCAAGGTCAAGGGCATCTCCCTGGCCTACCAGCAGAGCTTCGACAACGGCTTCGGCGTGATCACCAACTACACCTACGCGAACGGCGAGTCCGACACCGGCGCACCGCTGCCGTACAACTCGAAGGGCCAGCTCAACGTCAGCCCGTTCTTCGAGAACGAGCGCTGGACCGCGCGCCTCACCTACTCGTACCGCTCCAAGTACTTCACCAACATCGATCGCGGCGACGCGCTCTGGACCCGCGAGTACACCTCCCTCGACGCCACCCTCGGCTTCAAGATCAACGACCACCTGACCGTGAGCCTGGATGGCATGAACCTGCTGGACGAGGTCTACCACAGCTACGCGACCGACGAAGTGTTGACCCGCGGTGCCTACCGCACCGGTCGTCGCTACATGGCGACCCTGCGCTTCCAGTTCTGA
- a CDS encoding beta-N-acetylhexosaminidase codes for MPTPARSLTRNALVAAMTACLLVPLAACSTLPASSLTTSASDLLPTADAGTLIPAPASLQAREGWFRLDARTVLHARGEAATRVARRFAADVQASNGIALAVVEGEANGGIDFAIDPAFQSASKEAYSLDIAAGGVTVRAADQRGLAHGATTLWQLAASLRAEALALPAVRIEDAPRFGWRGLMLDSARHFQSVEQIKQLIDVMALHKLNTLHWHLTDDQGWRIEIPKYPRLMSVGACRIPAGEAGTDPATGKTRPYCGYYTQAQIRDIVAHATARNIDVVPEFDMPGHVQSVVAAYPQYGSLGNTPPVSNEWGVHQYLFNVDEPTFAFIEDVLDEIVALFPSQYIHIGGDEAVKDQWKASPGVQKRMRELGIKDETALQSWFIKRLQKHLHAKGRRLLGWDEILDGGLPAEATVMSWRGIEGGITAANQGHDVVMAPWDKLYLDYLQTDSPNEPPGRPTQVTLRGVYDFEPVPEVLDAERRKHILGLQANVWTEHMRTWERVQHAIFPRIAALAETGWTPKQDKDYAGFLARMPAQLQRYRALGVDYATTPFEVLADANDNRAAGTAQVTLRNPLGYDVRYTVDGSTPDTLSPLYAGPIATRLPVTIRAAAFSGINLLEGASTHAFSAASLLTRTDEQLATCPDTGRLLLRLEDDGPVDGERAIFNATIFYPCWLWTNADLSGIAAVKVRLGRMPYYFQLAHDEPARKFMPAQTAHGELLVQAGGCKGDVVARQPLPAKTGADGFLEVTTALPMGLDRSDLCFTTTGDTRPAMWVLDRATLVPATP; via the coding sequence ATGCCGACACCCGCCCGTTCGTTGACGCGCAATGCACTCGTGGCCGCGATGACGGCCTGCCTGCTGGTACCGCTGGCGGCCTGCAGCACATTGCCGGCGTCGTCCCTCACGACATCGGCGTCCGACCTTTTGCCTACCGCCGACGCCGGCACGCTGATCCCGGCACCGGCGTCGCTGCAGGCGCGCGAGGGCTGGTTCCGGCTCGATGCGCGCACCGTGCTGCACGCACGCGGCGAGGCCGCCACTCGCGTCGCACGTCGCTTCGCCGCCGATGTGCAGGCGAGCAACGGCATTGCCCTGGCGGTGGTGGAAGGCGAGGCGAATGGCGGGATCGATTTCGCCATCGATCCGGCATTCCAGTCGGCGTCGAAGGAAGCGTATTCGCTGGATATCGCGGCCGGCGGCGTGACCGTGCGTGCGGCGGATCAACGCGGGCTCGCCCATGGCGCGACTACGCTGTGGCAACTGGCGGCCTCGTTGCGCGCCGAAGCACTGGCCTTGCCGGCAGTGCGCATCGAGGATGCGCCGCGCTTCGGATGGCGCGGTTTGATGCTGGATTCGGCGCGGCACTTCCAGTCGGTCGAGCAGATCAAGCAACTCATCGACGTGATGGCGTTGCACAAGCTCAACACCCTGCACTGGCACCTGACCGACGACCAGGGCTGGCGCATCGAGATCCCGAAGTACCCGCGCTTGATGTCGGTGGGTGCCTGCCGCATCCCCGCAGGCGAGGCCGGCACCGATCCGGCCACCGGCAAGACGCGTCCGTATTGCGGTTACTACACGCAGGCGCAGATCCGCGACATCGTGGCGCATGCGACCGCGCGCAACATCGACGTGGTCCCGGAATTCGACATGCCCGGCCATGTGCAGTCGGTGGTCGCCGCATATCCGCAGTACGGCTCGCTGGGCAACACACCGCCGGTGTCCAACGAATGGGGCGTGCACCAGTACCTGTTCAACGTCGACGAACCCACGTTCGCCTTCATCGAGGACGTGCTGGATGAAATCGTCGCGTTGTTCCCCTCGCAATACATCCACATCGGCGGCGACGAAGCGGTCAAGGACCAGTGGAAAGCGTCGCCGGGCGTGCAGAAGCGAATGCGTGAGCTCGGCATCAAGGACGAGACCGCCTTGCAGAGCTGGTTCATCAAGCGCCTGCAGAAGCACCTGCATGCCAAGGGCCGGCGCCTGCTGGGCTGGGACGAGATCCTGGATGGCGGTCTGCCGGCGGAAGCGACGGTGATGTCGTGGCGCGGCATCGAGGGCGGGATCACCGCGGCCAACCAGGGCCACGACGTGGTGATGGCGCCCTGGGACAAGCTGTATCTGGATTACCTGCAGACCGATTCGCCGAACGAACCGCCGGGTCGGCCGACCCAGGTCACCCTGCGTGGCGTCTACGATTTCGAGCCGGTGCCGGAGGTGCTGGATGCGGAGCGCCGCAAGCACATCCTGGGCCTGCAGGCGAACGTCTGGACCGAGCACATGCGCACCTGGGAGCGCGTGCAGCACGCGATCTTCCCGCGCATCGCCGCACTCGCGGAGACCGGCTGGACGCCGAAGCAGGACAAGGACTACGCCGGCTTCCTCGCGCGCATGCCCGCGCAGTTGCAGCGCTATCGCGCGCTGGGCGTCGACTACGCGACCACGCCGTTCGAGGTGCTCGCCGATGCCAACGACAACCGTGCCGCCGGCACCGCCCAGGTCACCCTGCGCAACCCGCTGGGTTACGACGTGCGCTACACCGTCGACGGCAGCACGCCGGACACGTTGTCGCCGCTGTACGCCGGGCCGATCGCCACCCGCTTGCCCGTCACCATCCGCGCCGCGGCGTTCTCCGGCATCAATCTGCTGGAGGGTGCGAGCACGCATGCCTTCAGCGCCGCCAGCCTGCTCACCCGCACCGACGAGCAACTGGCGACCTGCCCCGACACCGGCCGCCTGCTGTTGCGGCTGGAAGACGATGGCCCGGTCGATGGCGAACGCGCGATCTTCAACGCGACGATCTTCTATCCGTGCTGGCTGTGGACGAATGCCGACCTGTCCGGCATCGCCGCGGTGAAGGTGCGGCTGGGGCGCATGCCCTACTACTTCCAGCTCGCGCACGATGAACCGGCGCGCAAGTTCATGCCGGCGCAGACCGCGCATGGCGAACTGCTGGTGCAGGCCGGTGGCTGCAAGGGCGACGTGGTGGCACGCCAGCCGCTGCCGGCGAAAACCGGTGCCGACGGATTCCTCGAGGTCACCACCGCGTTGCCGATGGGGCTCGATCGCAGCGACCTGTGCTTCACCACCACCGGCGACACCCGCCCGGCGATGTGGGTACTGGATCGCGCGACGCTGGTGCCGGCCACGCCCTGA
- a CDS encoding EAL domain-containing response regulator produces the protein MSGSELQVMVVEDHGFQRRIALRLLSELGIERVLEGADGLHALEVLRKQPTPPDVVLVDLDMPGMDGIECIGHIAQERLARAVVVVSALDPALLNTVQTMARAYGLRVLGSVEKPLTRDKLEATLNRFEDSAGEEQDDGEADFSLQALADALERGEIVPWFQPQVEFGNGKVIGVEALARWERPDGSLVRPNLFVPMLEREGLANKLTDRMLDAACQWKQRWDHGGHRLKLSVNVSAASLADPSAADRYQAIVEGYGVEPEDVILEITESSVMSDAARGLGLLARLRLKGFGLSIDDFGTGYSSLAQLSQIPFTELKIDKDFVFGAHAQPRKRAVVEASLDLARKLGLTAVAEGVESMEDWQMLAELGCDIAQGYLIGRPVPGSELQAAISRWRRPAH, from the coding sequence ATGAGCGGGTCGGAACTGCAGGTGATGGTGGTGGAGGATCACGGCTTCCAGCGCCGTATCGCGCTGCGCCTGTTGTCCGAGCTTGGCATCGAGCGTGTGCTCGAGGGCGCTGACGGCCTGCATGCGCTGGAAGTGCTGCGCAAGCAGCCGACGCCGCCGGACGTGGTGCTGGTGGACCTGGACATGCCGGGCATGGACGGCATCGAATGCATCGGCCACATCGCCCAGGAGCGCCTGGCACGCGCGGTGGTTGTGGTCAGCGCGCTGGATCCGGCATTGCTCAATACCGTGCAGACCATGGCCCGCGCCTACGGCCTGCGCGTGCTCGGCAGCGTGGAGAAGCCGCTGACCCGCGACAAACTGGAAGCCACCCTCAACCGCTTCGAGGACAGCGCCGGCGAAGAGCAGGACGACGGCGAGGCCGACTTCAGCCTGCAGGCCTTGGCCGATGCGCTGGAGCGTGGCGAGATCGTGCCGTGGTTCCAGCCGCAGGTGGAATTCGGCAACGGCAAGGTGATCGGGGTGGAGGCGCTGGCGCGCTGGGAGCGCCCGGATGGCAGCCTGGTGCGGCCGAACCTGTTCGTGCCGATGCTGGAGCGCGAGGGCCTGGCCAACAAGCTCACCGACCGCATGCTGGACGCCGCCTGCCAGTGGAAGCAGCGTTGGGACCATGGCGGCCACCGCCTCAAATTGTCGGTCAATGTGTCCGCGGCCTCGCTGGCGGATCCGTCGGCCGCCGATCGCTACCAGGCGATCGTGGAAGGTTATGGGGTGGAACCCGAGGACGTGATCCTGGAGATCACCGAGAGCTCGGTGATGTCGGATGCCGCGCGCGGGCTGGGCCTGCTGGCGCGCTTGCGGTTGAAGGGCTTCGGCCTGTCGATCGACGACTTCGGCACCGGCTATTCCTCGCTGGCGCAGCTGTCGCAGATCCCGTTCACCGAACTCAAGATCGACAAGGACTTCGTGTTCGGCGCGCACGCGCAGCCGCGCAAGCGTGCCGTGGTCGAGGCCAGCCTGGACCTGGCGCGCAAGCTCGGCCTGACCGCGGTCGCGGAAGGCGTGGAGAGCATGGAAGACTGGCAGATGCTGGCCGAACTGGGCTGCGACATCGCCCAGGGCTACCTGATCGGTCGGCCGGTGCCGGGCAGCGAACTGCAGGCCGCGATCTCGCGCTGGCGCAGGCCCGCGCACTGA
- a CDS encoding ATP-binding protein has protein sequence MRFDPSRLGLRHQLLGLFGLFLVTGALVLALDEVGQHYAQRSMMAMKDDVLAGMGRIRRLVDTYSQDVVDTTFRTRNHLVDWKQGQAVVAEARASAAREWHALQAMPLEGEDKALLEQALQARVRADQAADTLQRILQARDIRALGQFADRELYPAVDPLIERLERIDQRGQLRAEALVQAELTRGERVGHIRIALSLLCFLLVALFGRRILRNGYRGVESLTELTRRMAQHDYTAQPHYTPNGELGEVMDSFLRMRAHVQRVETQLKDQLISNDRVRGALERREHFQRLLLEAAPTAIFAVDEDGVFSQVNPFGEQLLGWPPGSLLGRESMDAILDPEALQSLARSLSEAYGQRIAPDWTALRALAQHREPPREFVLRHQRGRTLPVLLALSAMRDDTGAMVGLLAVATDLTTLKRLERALRDSETRARDANQAKSAFLAAMSHEIRTPMIGVTGMIEVLSHTELDIEQRRSLNVIQASAEALLRIIGDILDFSKIEAGRMEIEPVPTSLPDLLRSVVANYAGSASSKGLALACQVDPRIAPAHYADPLRIRQVIGNFLSNAIKFTEHGGVTVAVEPGRHDPGDGALGSDALVLRVTDTGIGISEQAQARLFQPFSQAEVDTTRRFGGTGLGLAISRRLGELMGGSVDMESVPGAGTTMRLLLTLQRAPPEELPDLLLPGKQVAGFTPRRLPTVSEAEAERSLILLVDDHATNRQVIQRQLALAGYASESAEDGIEGLERWRSGRYALLLSDVHMPRMDGYQLARAIREEGARRGLPPTPIVALTASALKGEAERCLAAGMDDYLAKPVGIATLGACLQRWLPHTAGSGTMGADQGARIQSANNRQAVATEAGLPQLEGPPTLQVSVLEDLIGGNVGEARALLEDFLGSTDEDLAVLEQLRLAGDLHGMTRQAHKVKGAARLVGALELAEAAAALEGAGRGGDWASVLPLAVDVHTAAARLRLDVAQRYPV, from the coding sequence ATGCGGTTTGACCCGTCGCGCCTCGGCCTTCGCCACCAGTTGCTGGGCCTGTTCGGCCTGTTCCTGGTGACCGGCGCGCTGGTGCTGGCGCTGGACGAAGTCGGCCAGCACTACGCCCAGCGTTCGATGATGGCGATGAAGGACGATGTGCTGGCTGGCATGGGCCGCATCCGCCGACTCGTCGATACGTATTCGCAGGACGTGGTCGACACCACGTTCCGCACCCGCAACCACCTGGTCGACTGGAAACAGGGGCAGGCAGTGGTGGCCGAGGCCCGCGCCAGCGCCGCGCGCGAATGGCATGCGCTGCAGGCGATGCCGCTGGAAGGCGAGGACAAGGCGCTGCTGGAGCAGGCCTTGCAGGCGCGGGTGCGCGCCGACCAGGCCGCCGATACCCTGCAGCGGATCCTGCAGGCCCGGGACATCCGCGCGCTCGGCCAGTTCGCCGACCGCGAGCTGTATCCCGCGGTGGATCCGCTGATCGAACGGCTGGAGCGGATCGACCAGCGCGGGCAACTGCGCGCCGAGGCGCTGGTGCAGGCGGAGCTGACCCGTGGTGAGCGGGTTGGGCACATCCGCATCGCCTTGTCGCTGCTGTGCTTCCTGCTGGTCGCGCTGTTCGGCCGGCGGATCCTGCGCAACGGCTATCGCGGGGTGGAAAGCCTCACCGAGCTGACCCGGCGGATGGCCCAGCACGACTACACCGCGCAGCCGCATTACACGCCCAACGGCGAGCTGGGCGAGGTGATGGACAGCTTCCTGCGCATGCGTGCCCATGTGCAGCGGGTCGAGACCCAGCTCAAGGACCAGCTGATCAGCAACGACCGCGTGCGTGGCGCGCTGGAGCGGCGCGAGCATTTCCAGCGACTGCTGCTGGAGGCCGCACCGACCGCGATCTTCGCGGTGGACGAAGACGGCGTGTTCTCGCAGGTGAACCCGTTCGGCGAGCAGTTGCTGGGCTGGCCGCCGGGGTCGCTGCTGGGCCGCGAGTCGATGGACGCGATCCTCGACCCGGAGGCGTTGCAGTCGCTGGCGCGTTCGCTGAGCGAGGCATACGGCCAGCGCATCGCGCCCGACTGGACTGCGCTGCGTGCGCTGGCCCAGCACCGCGAACCGCCGCGCGAATTCGTCCTGCGTCATCAACGCGGGCGCACCTTGCCGGTGCTGCTGGCGCTGTCGGCGATGCGCGACGACACCGGCGCGATGGTCGGCCTGCTCGCGGTGGCGACCGACCTCACCACGCTCAAGCGGCTGGAGCGCGCGCTGCGCGACAGCGAGACGCGTGCGCGCGACGCCAACCAGGCCAAGAGCGCGTTCCTGGCGGCGATGAGCCACGAGATCCGCACGCCGATGATCGGCGTCACCGGGATGATCGAGGTGCTGTCGCACACCGAACTCGACATCGAGCAGCGCCGCTCGCTCAACGTGATCCAGGCCTCGGCCGAGGCGCTGCTGCGGATCATCGGCGACATCCTGGATTTCTCGAAGATCGAGGCCGGGCGGATGGAGATCGAGCCGGTGCCGACCTCGCTGCCCGACCTGCTGCGCAGTGTGGTTGCGAACTACGCCGGTTCGGCCTCAAGCAAGGGCTTGGCGCTGGCCTGCCAGGTCGATCCGCGGATCGCACCGGCGCATTACGCGGACCCGCTGCGGATCCGCCAGGTGATCGGCAATTTCCTGTCCAACGCGATCAAGTTCACCGAACACGGCGGGGTGACCGTGGCGGTGGAGCCGGGCCGGCACGATCCCGGCGATGGCGCACTGGGCAGCGATGCGTTGGTACTCCGGGTCACCGACACCGGCATCGGCATCAGCGAGCAGGCGCAGGCGCGGCTGTTCCAGCCGTTCTCTCAGGCCGAGGTCGATACCACCCGCCGCTTCGGCGGCACCGGCCTGGGCCTGGCGATCAGCCGCCGCCTCGGCGAATTGATGGGCGGCAGCGTGGACATGGAATCCGTGCCGGGCGCGGGCACCACGATGCGCCTGTTGCTGACCCTGCAGCGCGCGCCGCCGGAGGAGTTGCCGGACCTGCTGTTGCCCGGCAAGCAGGTCGCCGGTTTCACTCCGCGCCGCCTGCCCACGGTCAGCGAGGCGGAAGCCGAGCGCAGCCTGATCCTGCTGGTCGACGACCATGCTACCAACCGCCAGGTGATCCAGCGCCAGCTCGCCCTGGCCGGGTATGCGTCGGAGTCCGCGGAGGACGGCATCGAGGGTCTGGAACGATGGCGCAGCGGCCGCTATGCACTGCTGCTGAGCGACGTGCACATGCCGCGCATGGATGGGTACCAGCTGGCGCGCGCGATCCGCGAGGAAGGGGCCCGCCGCGGGCTGCCGCCGACCCCGATCGTGGCACTGACCGCATCGGCGCTGAAAGGCGAGGCCGAGCGTTGCCTGGCCGCGGGCATGGACGACTACCTTGCCAAGCCGGTCGGCATCGCCACCCTCGGTGCCTGCCTGCAGCGCTGGTTGCCGCATACCGCCGGCAGCGGGACGATGGGGGCGGATCAGGGCGCGCGCATCCAGAGCGCCAACAACCGCCAGGCGGTGGCGACCGAAGCCGGCCTGCCGCAGCTGGAGGGTCCGCCGACCTTGCAGGTGTCGGTGCTGGAAGACCTCATCGGCGGCAATGTCGGCGAGGCGCGTGCGCTGCTGGAGGATTTCCTCGGCAGCACCGATGAAGACCTGGCGGTGCTGGAACAATTGCGGCTGGCCGGCGACCTGCATGGCATGACCCGCCAGGCGCACAAGGTGAAAGGCGCAGCGCGGCTGGTCGGCGCGCTGGAGCTGGCCGAGGCCGCCGCCGCGCTGGAAGGCGCGGGACGCGGTGGCGACTGGGCCAGCGTGCTGCCGCTGGCGGTCGACGTGCACACCGCCGCCGCGCGCCTGCGGCTGGATGTGGCGCAGCGCTATCCGGTCTGA
- a CDS encoding ParA family protein — MKTWLVACSKGGVGKTTIATQLVANAALSGLRTVLVDADPQGSATRWCERRAGMASAVLPLDGTRKAWRKRVPEDTQRIILDAPAGSMADNLGEVLEIADAVVVPVQPSALDIEASVRFLESLGRHPRVRKGKLRVGLVGNRLKPNTNASQQAMDVLRAWPFPLVAQLRDSQAYVVLTGLGKSLFDYHSAQVRDHQADWQPLLKWLQKD; from the coding sequence ATGAAGACATGGCTGGTGGCCTGTTCGAAGGGTGGCGTCGGCAAGACCACGATCGCCACCCAGCTGGTGGCGAATGCCGCCTTGTCCGGCTTGCGCACGGTGCTGGTGGATGCCGACCCGCAGGGCTCGGCCACGCGCTGGTGCGAGCGCCGCGCCGGCATGGCCAGCGCCGTGCTACCGCTCGACGGCACCCGCAAGGCCTGGCGCAAGCGCGTGCCTGAGGACACCCAGAGGATCATCCTGGATGCCCCGGCGGGATCCATGGCCGACAACCTGGGAGAGGTGCTGGAGATCGCCGACGCGGTGGTCGTGCCGGTGCAGCCGTCCGCACTCGACATCGAGGCCAGCGTGCGCTTCCTGGAATCGCTGGGCCGGCATCCGCGCGTGCGCAAGGGCAAGCTGCGGGTCGGGCTGGTCGGCAATCGCCTGAAGCCGAATACCAATGCCAGCCAGCAGGCGATGGACGTGCTCCGCGCCTGGCCGTTCCCGCTGGTCGCGCAGCTGCGCGACAGCCAGGCCTATGTGGTCCTCACGGGCCTGGGCAAGAGCCTGTTCGACTATCACTCGGCGCAGGTGCGCGATCACCAGGCCGACTGGCAACCGCTGCTCAAGTGGCTGCAGAAAGACTGA
- a CDS encoding SixA phosphatase family protein, with product MRQLILLRHAHAESATSGQDDLQRPLSATGQAEARAAGDWLREHGLQPDRVLCSNATRTRETLAALADIGDAEVHEDASIYEASPGTLAALADANRDAERLLLVGHNPGLEQLAALMHSGQTGDYRGMPPGGIAVLTLPADVNIEPGIATLSAFWWP from the coding sequence ATGCGTCAACTGATCCTGCTGCGCCATGCCCATGCCGAATCCGCCACGTCCGGCCAGGATGACCTGCAGCGCCCGCTGTCCGCGACCGGGCAGGCGGAAGCGCGCGCGGCCGGCGACTGGCTGCGCGAACACGGGCTGCAGCCCGATCGCGTGCTGTGCTCGAACGCCACCCGTACCCGCGAGACGCTGGCGGCACTCGCCGACATCGGTGATGCCGAAGTGCACGAGGACGCATCGATCTACGAGGCCAGCCCCGGCACCCTGGCCGCCCTGGCGGATGCCAACCGCGACGCCGAACGGCTATTGCTGGTCGGTCACAACCCCGGCCTGGAGCAGCTGGCGGCGCTGATGCACAGCGGCCAGACCGGCGATTACCGCGGCATGCCGCCGGGCGGCATCGCGGTGCTGACGCTGCCGGCCGACGTCAACATCGAACCCGGCATCGCCACCTTGTCGGCGTTCTGGTGGCCATGA